Proteins from a genomic interval of Oceanispirochaeta crateris:
- a CDS encoding amino acid ABC transporter substrate-binding protein, whose product MKKAITLLLMTICATALFAGGAKENAEGDNSLKYIQDKGVLILGLDDSFPPMGFRDENGEVAGFDIDLAKEVAKRMGVELKMQPIDWDAKILDLNSKDIDVIWNGLTITEDRIEKIEFSKPYIANRQIVIVQKDSGIDTKADLAGKSMGIQMSSSADNAVNGDASTVATFKELVKYQDNVQALMDLATGRIDAVVVDEIMGRYYISKKPGVYAVAAEDFGAEEYGIGFRKGEVAFVNEVDRILDEMVKDGTAAAISNKWFAEDILLPR is encoded by the coding sequence TTGAAAAAAGCAATTACTTTATTATTAATGACAATTTGTGCTACCGCACTTTTTGCCGGTGGAGCAAAAGAAAATGCAGAGGGAGACAACTCTCTGAAATACATTCAGGACAAGGGCGTTCTGATCCTAGGTTTGGATGACAGCTTCCCTCCCATGGGATTTAGAGATGAAAATGGCGAAGTAGCAGGTTTCGATATAGACCTGGCTAAAGAAGTTGCAAAAAGAATGGGAGTAGAATTGAAAATGCAGCCCATTGACTGGGATGCTAAAATCCTTGATTTAAACAGCAAAGATATCGATGTTATCTGGAATGGTTTGACCATAACCGAAGATAGAATTGAGAAAATTGAATTTTCAAAGCCCTATATTGCAAACAGACAGATTGTGATTGTTCAAAAAGATTCCGGGATTGATACCAAGGCAGATCTGGCAGGGAAATCCATGGGAATCCAGATGAGTAGCAGCGCCGACAATGCGGTCAACGGAGATGCTTCGACTGTGGCCACTTTCAAAGAGCTCGTTAAATATCAGGACAATGTTCAGGCCCTTATGGATCTGGCGACAGGCCGCATCGATGCGGTTGTAGTAGATGAAATTATGGGTCGTTATTATATTTCTAAAAAACCCGGTGTTTATGCCGTGGCCGCAGAAGATTTCGGCGCAGAAGAATATGGAATCGGATTTAGAAAAGGCGAAGTTGCTTTTGTAAACGAAGTAGACCGCATCCTGGACGAAATGGTAAAAGACGGAACTGCCGCTGCCATTTCAAACAAATGGTTTGCTGAAGATATCCTCCTTCCCCGTTAA
- a CDS encoding amino acid ABC transporter permease: MEYLLSSTHYILQGCSVTLKLFAITLIISIPLGFSCAMAKTSRIKGLRILMEVYTSVVRGTPLLLQIFFVYYGLPILLPGLRLERFSAAALTFVLNYGAYFTEIFRGGIQSIDKGQYEASRVLGMNYSQTMVRIILPQTVKRVLPPVANEAITLVKDTALIVVLGIGDILRNSKEIVARDFTISPFVIAACIYLILNYGVVLFFKKLEQKYAVYE, encoded by the coding sequence ATGGAATATCTTTTAAGTTCAACACATTACATCCTGCAGGGCTGTTCTGTAACGCTGAAACTCTTTGCCATAACACTGATAATCTCTATTCCTCTTGGATTTTCCTGTGCCATGGCAAAGACCTCCCGCATTAAAGGATTACGGATTCTTATGGAAGTCTATACTTCCGTTGTGCGGGGAACACCTCTCCTACTGCAGATTTTCTTTGTCTACTATGGTCTTCCCATTCTGCTACCCGGATTGAGACTGGAGAGGTTTTCTGCGGCGGCTCTGACCTTTGTTCTTAACTATGGAGCCTACTTTACGGAAATATTCCGGGGTGGAATACAGTCCATAGACAAGGGTCAGTATGAGGCGTCCCGTGTTTTAGGGATGAACTACAGCCAGACCATGGTTCGCATCATTCTCCCCCAGACGGTGAAGAGAGTTCTTCCTCCTGTGGCAAATGAAGCCATCACACTGGTCAAAGACACAGCCCTGATTGTGGTGCTTGGTATTGGTGATATACTTCGGAACTCAAAGGAAATCGTCGCCAGGGATTTCACCATCAGCCCCTTTGTGATAGCCGCCTGTATCTACCTGATATTAAATTACGGCGTTGTACTCTTCTTTAAAAAACTGGAGCAGAAATATGCCGTCTATGAATGA